CTAAGCCCCTTTATTGATCTCTACTGCAGTGATTATGCGATCAGTTAAATCCGTTGACCGCCTGCATATAGCCTTGGATATATTGTGGTGGCACAAACAGTTCAGTCTTCATTCCATTCTTGGCAGATAAGGTGATGATGAAACCTTTTTTCATCTTGTCTTTGAGGAATGCCTCAGGCAGTTGAATAGATACAACTTCCCTGAAGATACAACCTCTATCACCACAAGCACCAGCTTCTCTACCAACCACTTTAAATGTCGTAGCAGGGGTGTTCTCTAGCATTGCGGAATCGTAATAACGCCATTGTGAGAAATAAGTTAATTGAGTGTTGAGCTCATAAGTCTTGACGCCTTGCTTAGGCTGCTCAGCTCTGAGGCTAAACATCTCATAAGTATTGGCTTCATCCATCGTGTTGATAGGAGGGCCTTGATAGGTTTTCCCGCCGGTTGCTGGATTGGGTGTGATGATGGTCGAGTGATAGACATCATTCACTTCCCAACCACTAATTTTTTTATCATTCATATTGCAGGCAACTAGACCAGCGCTGATTGCTAGCAATAAAACTACTCGATAGATGATGCGATGCATATAAAGCTCCTAGAGAATCATCAAATCATACTATCCCTTGGGATCGGGTCTCGAATTCTGGGGCTTAGACATATTTCCCGGTCAGACCACCATCAACCACCAGCTCAGTGCCTGTAATGTAGGCAGCAGCATCTGAGACCAAAAAGGCGCAAGCGTTTGCTACGTCCCAGGCTGTGCCAGAGCGTCCCATAGGTACCTGCTTATCACGTGCGGCACGAGCTTCATCAAGACCGTTTTCAGAGAACATCTTTGCTACGGTATGGGCAATACGTGGAGTATCTATTAGGCCTGGCACTACTGTATTGGCCCGAATTCCTTTATCCGCATATTGTTGAGCAATCATCCTAATAAATTGGGTATTAGCAGCCTTGGTAACGCTGTAGGCTAAATGTGGGTAGCCTAAGTAGCGCATACCGGCCACAGAGGAAATGGCAATGATATTGCCGGTACCGCGCGACACCATTTCAGGTAAGACTTCTTGAGCTGCTAGCAATAAGCTCCGCACATTAACTTTATGAATGCGATCAAAATCTTCAGCACTGGTTTCCATTGGTCCGCCAACTTTGCCAATGCCCACGTTGTGGTGCAGAACATCAATAGGACCAAATTGTTTACGTGCTTCGTCAAAGAGTCTTGTTACATCAAGTTCTTCAGAAACATCGCCAACAAATGTCTGGGCGATACCGCCTTCATCCAAAATGATCTGGGTTGTTTCTTCTGCAGATGCTTGATCGCGATCGACCACGCAAACCTTTGCGCCTAATCGGGCGTAGGTCACACACGAGGCTCTACCGATGCTCCAACCTGGCCCAGCAGATCCACCGCCAGAAACAAAGACCACCCGATTAGTGAGATCAGTTGGTAAACCAGGAGGATGTTTACTTTCCATTTATTGGGTCAGTCCCACTGTCATGCCGCCACAAACATAAACAATCTGACCAGTAGTAAAGCCGGCGCGATGATCCAGTAGTGAAGCAGCAATATGGGCAACTTCGTCTGGTTGGCCAATACGACCTAGCGGGACGCTATCCAAGATATGTTGTGTAGCAGGTGCGCCAGGAGGATTCGCACTCTGAAAGAGCTCTGTAGCAATAGGGCCTGGCCCAATAGCATTCACCGTGATGCCATCGCTAGCCAGCTCTAAAGCCAATGTGCGAGTCAAGCCTAGCAATCCTGCTTTCGAGGTTGCATAGGAAATTCGCTCTTCTTTGCCCAAAGCTGCGCGACTAGCGATATTCACAATACGACCAAAATGAGCGGCTTTCATGGCGGGGAGTACGGCTTGAACGCAAATAATGGCAGCGGCGACATTGACGCTCATTACAGCCTGAAGATCTGCAATCGTAGTTTTCTCTATAGTGGCAGGGCGAACGATACCTGCGTTATTCACTAAGCGAGTAATCAAATGACTGGAAGTCGCATCTGCCAATGCATCACGCAATACTTTTTCATCTGAAACATCTACTTTGACAAAAATTTCATGCTCAGTAATTTTTGCAGGCGCTTCTTTATCAAAATTAATCACATGCATACCATCGGCAATCAGGCGTTCTGATATTGCGCGCCCAATGCCGCGGCTAGCACCTGTAACTAATACACATTCTCTAGAGCCCATCATTAGCCAATCTTGTTGGCGCCATCCACAAACGGAATGGCATGTTCAATGGTGTCCCAAATAAAGCGACCGGATGGGCTTTGTTGTTCCTCAACAATATGGGCCACTAAGCCAGCCGAACGGGATATAACGGCAAAGCCACGCATTACAGCAGTAGGTATGCCAATCTCACCAAGCAGGGCGGCAACGGCACCAGTCGCATTAATCGTAATAGGACGACCAGCCACTTCATCCACTGCCTTGGATAAAGTTTCTAGCGCACGAATGTGATTGCCTTTAAGTTCTTTCTCAGCGCGGCCCATGTCTAATAGTTTGTAAGCACGTGGATCTACGGGCTTATGTAAGTGATGACCAAAGCCAGGAACGGCACCTTTAATGCTCTTGTAATGTTGCGCAATCAAAAGGGCTTCAGCATATTGGTCTTTAGAGGCAATAATCCGATCTAGCAAGGCAGAGCAATTTTCCATTGTGCCAATAAAGGAGCTGCCTACAGCAAGTAAGCCAGCAGATACTGCGCCCTGAAGGTTCTCTGGGGCACTCATATAGATCAAGCGTGTGGCAATCGCACTAGGCGTTAGCCCATGCTCCATCAGCACAATGAGCACCACATCAGTAATGCGGATATCGACACCACGAGGCTCTCTACCGAGGATCTGCATCAACATCACTTCGGTAAATGTTTTCTTGCCCATTAAATCTTCTACCAAATCTGCATCGCGATAATGCAGGCTAGTCAGGGTGTGGGTGCATAAGCCAGTGATAGGAGTTTTTTTGTCAGTCATAGTCTATAAGTATTAAATATTGTCTAGGCAGGAGTTTGAAGTTTTTGAATCACTGCACTCTTCAGTAACTTTCCTACATTGGAGCGAGGCAAGCTGTCGTAGAAGTGAACACGTTTAGGAGTTTGTACTGGCCCCAATAAATTTCGAACAAATGCAATTAGCTCTGCTTCATCCGCTTTTTGCCCAGGATGTAATTGGACGGCAGCTTGAACAGTTTCACCCCATTTTTCATCAGGGAGACCAAAGACAAGGCATTCGTGAACGGCAGGGTGCTGACTTAAGGCGTTCTCAACATCCACTGGGTACACATTAAATCCGCCAGTAATCACGATGTCCTTAAGGCGATCCTTGAGATACAAAAATCCACGTTCATCAATTAGGCCGCGATCACCAGTATGAAGCCAGCCATCGATAATGGTTTCAGCTGTCTTTTCAGGCATGCGCCAATAGCCATTCATCAGCAGATCACCTCGGGCAACTACTTCACCGATTTCACCGGTAGGTAATAGTTTTCCTTCGGGTGACATGATGACCACATCACTAAACCAAGTAGGCCTGCCAACGGCTGCCCAGTTGTTGGGATCTTCAAAATCCTCGGGCCGCATGACCGTCAAAATTTGCGGCGCTTCGGTTTGACCATAGGTCGTACCCAGCACTGGACCAAAGAAATCACGCACCTTACGAACCTGCTCTGGAGGCATTGGCGCACCCCCATAAATCAACCTTCGTAATTTTGGATAATCATCTCTAGATGCATTAGGTAATGCCATCAACATATAAACAAGAGTTGGCGGCATGAAGCAAACAGTACCGCGTCGTTCACGAAAGGCTGTTCTCACTACTTCAGCGCCTGCACCATCCAGAATCACATGACAACCACCTTGCGCCAAGATGGGAACGATATAGGTAGATGTGCCATGGGTAATCGGAGCAGCAACAACATAGCGCTCATGCTCATCAAATCCCCATACCTGAATCTGATTAGTGATGTTTGCCATCCAAGCGCGGTAGGGCTGCATCACACCTTTAGGTGCCCCAGTTGTGCCGCCAGTAAATTTGATCGCCTGAATTGCATCTAGAGGTAATTCAAAAGAAGGTTGCGGAGCATCCTCGTGCAATTGAATTAATTCATTCATGCTGCGCGCAGAAGCGTCAGAATCAGCGCCTGTATAAACCCATGCTCCCGCAGCGCCTTTCAGTAATGCTTGATTGGCGGCATCCAAAATCACAATAGAAGGCTCGGTGACATTAACAATGCGCTGAATCTCAGGGTGGGTGCTCTTAGGGTTCAGTGGTACCCATACCTTGCCGCAAGCCAAAATTGCTAGCAGGGCAGTAATGTGATCATCGCTATTACCCGCGCAAATAGCTACTCGACTCTGTAAAGTTGGATCTAATGCGGTAAGCCCCGCTGCTAGTGCTTTAACACGCTTAGCTAAGGTGGCGTAATGAATCGGGCCACTCGGTGTGTCAATGGCAATGCGATCGGGCCAACGTTGTGCAGCCCCCCAAAAAAAATCAATCGGAAACATAATGAATTATTCGGCTTTAGCGCCAGAAGCCTTCACAACATCCCGCCAGCGCTTCACTTCGGATGCTTCAAATGCCGCCATTTTTTCTGGGGTACCAGGCTCTGGTGTTGCGGCTAACTCTTGCATGCGCTGACGCACCTCAGGTGAGTTAAGTGCTTTATTCAGAGCTGCATTGAGTTGTGTAATGACTGGTTTTGGAGTTCCGGCTGGAGCGACTAATGCAAACCAAGACTGCACATCAAAACTGGGATAGCCTGATTCAGCAATAGTTGGAACATCTGGCAAAAATGGGGAGCGTTGGGCGCTAGTCACAGCAATCGGACGAAGTTTTCCGGCCTTAATATGAGGTAATGCAGAGGGTGCGTTGTCAAACATGGATTCCACTTGACCACCAAGCAAATCCGTTACTGCAGGAGCGCTACCTTTATAAGGAATATGCAGCATTTGAATTTTTGCTTGCATCTTAAACATTTCACCGGAAAGGTGAATAGATGAGCCGCTACCAGAGGAGGCAAAGGTTACGCCATCTTTCGCATCCTTAGCGTAGCGCACGTATTCTGCAAGCGTTTTTACTGGAAGATTTGGGTTTACTACCAAAATATTCGGGATCTTGGCAATCATGCCGATCGGCTCAAAATCTTTAATCGGGTCATAGCTTAGGTTCGGATAGAGCGTGGCGTTAATCGTATTCGCAATGGAAAAGGCGTAAAGCGTATAGCCATCTGCAGGTGAGCGAGCCACAATTTCTGCGCCAACGTTGCTATTGGCGCCTGGGCGGTTTTCTACCACGATAGATTGAC
This is a stretch of genomic DNA from Polynucleobacter sp. JS-JIR-II-b4. It encodes these proteins:
- a CDS encoding citryl-CoA lyase encodes the protein MTDKKTPITGLCTHTLTSLHYRDADLVEDLMGKKTFTEVMLMQILGREPRGVDIRITDVVLIVLMEHGLTPSAIATRLIYMSAPENLQGAVSAGLLAVGSSFIGTMENCSALLDRIIASKDQYAEALLIAQHYKSIKGAVPGFGHHLHKPVDPRAYKLLDMGRAEKELKGNHIRALETLSKAVDEVAGRPITINATGAVAALLGEIGIPTAVMRGFAVISRSAGLVAHIVEEQQSPSGRFIWDTIEHAIPFVDGANKIG
- a CDS encoding class I adenylate-forming enzyme family protein, with the translated sequence MFPIDFFWGAAQRWPDRIAIDTPSGPIHYATLAKRVKALAAGLTALDPTLQSRVAICAGNSDDHITALLAILACGKVWVPLNPKSTHPEIQRIVNVTEPSIVILDAANQALLKGAAGAWVYTGADSDASARSMNELIQLHEDAPQPSFELPLDAIQAIKFTGGTTGAPKGVMQPYRAWMANITNQIQVWGFDEHERYVVAAPITHGTSTYIVPILAQGGCHVILDGAGAEVVRTAFRERRGTVCFMPPTLVYMLMALPNASRDDYPKLRRLIYGGAPMPPEQVRKVRDFFGPVLGTTYGQTEAPQILTVMRPEDFEDPNNWAAVGRPTWFSDVVIMSPEGKLLPTGEIGEVVARGDLLMNGYWRMPEKTAETIIDGWLHTGDRGLIDERGFLYLKDRLKDIVITGGFNVYPVDVENALSQHPAVHECLVFGLPDEKWGETVQAAVQLHPGQKADEAELIAFVRNLLGPVQTPKRVHFYDSLPRSNVGKLLKSAVIQKLQTPA
- a CDS encoding SDR family oxidoreductase, with protein sequence MGSRECVLVTGASRGIGRAISERLIADGMHVINFDKEAPAKITEHEIFVKVDVSDEKVLRDALADATSSHLITRLVNNAGIVRPATIEKTTIADLQAVMSVNVAAAIICVQAVLPAMKAAHFGRIVNIASRAALGKEERISYATSKAGLLGLTRTLALELASDGITVNAIGPGPIATELFQSANPPGAPATQHILDSVPLGRIGQPDEVAHIAASLLDHRAGFTTGQIVYVCGGMTVGLTQ
- a CDS encoding tripartite tricarboxylate transporter substrate binding protein; its protein translation is MSLHFTPKKGLLTVFAALITAASIPALAQSNAAWPTKPIKIIVGYSAGGATDVLTRLVSVGMGNTLGQSIVVENRPGANSNVGAEIVARSPADGYTLYAFSIANTINATLYPNLSYDPIKDFEPIGMIAKIPNILVVNPNLPVKTLAEYVRYAKDAKDGVTFASSGSGSSIHLSGEMFKMQAKIQMLHIPYKGSAPAVTDLLGGQVESMFDNAPSALPHIKAGKLRPIAVTSAQRSPFLPDVPTIAESGYPSFDVQSWFALVAPAGTPKPVITQLNAALNKALNSPEVRQRMQELAATPEPGTPEKMAAFEASEVKRWRDVVKASGAKAE
- a CDS encoding SDR family NAD(P)-dependent oxidoreductase; protein product: MESKHPPGLPTDLTNRVVFVSGGGSAGPGWSIGRASCVTYARLGAKVCVVDRDQASAEETTQIILDEGGIAQTFVGDVSEELDVTRLFDEARKQFGPIDVLHHNVGIGKVGGPMETSAEDFDRIHKVNVRSLLLAAQEVLPEMVSRGTGNIIAISSVAGMRYLGYPHLAYSVTKAANTQFIRMIAQQYADKGIRANTVVPGLIDTPRIAHTVAKMFSENGLDEARAARDKQVPMGRSGTAWDVANACAFLVSDAAAYITGTELVVDGGLTGKYV